One Salvia splendens isolate huo1 chromosome 12, SspV2, whole genome shotgun sequence genomic window carries:
- the LOC121759387 gene encoding zinc finger protein ZOP1-like, producing the protein MTEYWVSQGNKWCDTCKIYISNNPASIRNHEIGQRHKDSVAKRLNTMREDKAKKDKELKQAAKVLEQIEAKANRSYQKDLASFQEARESNAQALVDDLETDMPGEWEHDTSSGYYYNQTTGFHYDPNSGFYYSDSLGKWVPQEEALAAFQASPMSIKKRPSLGKPASASESKSGSTSESGPPPGRLVSTPLNPMRTTKGAKSSVAVAVKRKRPDEKPKAVSKEEAAALKAREAARKRVEQREKPLLGLYRP; encoded by the exons ATGACAGAG TACTGGGTCAGTCAGGGTAACAAGTGGTGTGACACCTGTAAGATTTACATTTCCAACAATCCAGCCAGCATTAGAAATCATGAGATTGGGCAGCGGCACAAGGATAGTGTTGCCAAGAGGCTTAATACTATGCGAGAAGACAAGGCGAAAAAAGATAAGGAACTAAAGCAAGCAGCTAAAGTCCTGGAACAGATAGAAGCT AAAGCCAACCGCAGCTACCAGAAGGATTTAGCATCTTTTCAAGAGGCAAGGGAGTCTAATGCCCAGGCACTTGTTGATGACCTAGAAACTGATATGCCTGGAG AATGGGAGCATGACACTTCATCAGGCTACTACTATAACCAAACAACTGGTTTTCACTATGATCCCAATTCTGGCTTCTACTACAGTGATTCTCTGG GTAAATGGGTACCTCAAGAAGAGGCCCTGGCAGCATTTCAAGCTTCCCCAATGTCTATCAAGAAGAGACCTAGTTTGGGAAAGCCAGCATCAGCATCGGAGAGCAAAAGTGGGTCAACCTCTGAAAGTGGGCCTCCACCCGGACGCTTGGTTTCCACGCCACTCAATCCGATGAGAACTACAAAAGGTGCTAAATCCTCGGTTGCTGTTGCTGTCAAGAGAAAACGACCAGATGAGAAACCCAAAGCTGTGTCTAAAGAGGAAGCAGCTGCACTGAAGGCTAGGGAGGCTGCTAGGAAGAGAGTTGAACAGAGGGAGAAACCATTGCTTGGTCTATACAGGCCCTGa
- the LOC121756900 gene encoding uncharacterized protein LOC121756900, with the protein MEMEVMMPSPAPDFNFDSASTTPFMSAPSSPTRIPSSSFFYSAPTSPTAAIPFLWESTPGTPKSTYDQDLDDADFAFDFSGHLSSAPSLPADELFHAGKIKPLKPPPRHLYSPSKSSPKSPRSPRKNIFSPRHKSRDEIDPFAAAIEHTTKDAADRRGRDRSSRNKGSSRSLSPFRVSDLLFEPENETTHHNQSKSNSSSSSSSSVFSSSFWYKKWKIKDLLLFRSASESRAKDKDNMKQYSQLKKPTMMNRNDDVKNSSFRSTESVGSVSSRRRTGPPISAHELHYTVNRAFSEEMRRRTTLPYKQGLLGCLGFNPVPPEISKGAASMPRV; encoded by the coding sequence ATGGAGATGGAGGTGATGATGCCTTCCCCCGCCCCCGACTTCAACTTCGACAGCGCCTCCACCACCCCTTTCATGAGCGCCCCCTCCAGCCCCACCCGCATCCCCTCCTCCTCCTTCTTCTACAGCGCCCCCACCAGCCCCACCGCCGCCATCCCCTTCCTCTGGGAATCCACCCCCGGCACCCCCAAATCCACCTATGATCAAGACCTCGACGACGCCGACTTCGCCTTCGACTTCAGCGGCCACCTCTCCTCCGCCCCCTCCCTCCCCGCCGACGAGCTCTTCCACGCCGGCAAAATCAAGCCCCTCAAACCCCCTCCCCGCCACCTCTACTCCCCTTCCAAATCCTCCCCCAAATCCCCACGCTCGCCGCGGAAGAACATCTTCTCCCCCCGCCACAAATCCAGAGACGAAATCGACCCCTTCGCCGCCGCAATCGAACACACCACTAAAGACGCCGCCGACAGAAGAGGAAGAGATAGAAGCAGCAGAAACAAAGGCTCATCGCGATCGCTCTCCCCCTTCCGCGTCTCCGACCTCTTATTCGAGCCAGAAAACGAAACCACGCATCATAATCAATCGAAATcgaacagcagcagcagcagcagcagctcggTGTTCTCGTCGTCGTTCTGGTACAAGAAGTGGAAGATCAAAGACCTCTTGCTATTCAGAAGCGCGTCGGAGAGCCGCGCCAAGGATAAGGACAACATGAAGCAGTACTCGCAGCTGAAGAAACCAACGATGATGAATCGAAACGACGACGTAAAGAACTCCAGCTTCAGATCGACGGAGAGCGTCGGCTCCGTCTCCAGCCGGAGAAGAACCGGGCCGCCGATCTCCGCGCATGAGCTGCATTACACCGTCAACAGAGCCTTCTCCGAGGAGATGCGGCGGCGGACGACGCTGCCGTACAAGCAGGGATTGCTCGGCTGCTTGGGCTTCAATCCGGTGCCGCCGGAGATCTCCAAAGGCGCCGCTTCTATGCCGCGCGTTTGA